TCGCGAGCTGACCGGTGAAGACGTGATCTGGTCTGGTAACGAGGAAGATGGGTTCCTGTCCTCGCACCGTCTGCTGACTATGGGCACACACACTGGCGGTGGCTTTTTCGGCCCAGCCACTGGCAAGCGGTTTGTGATCCGCGCCATTGCCGATTGCGCCGCGATCAATGATCAGATCAACGATGAATGGCTGATCCGCGACACGGCAGGTATCGTTCTGCAACTTGGAATGAAGCCGAAGAAATTCGCGCGTAATCTGATTGCGCGAGAAGGCGGGCCAGCGCATTGCGTCAAGCCATTCTGCCCCGCTGTCGATGTCGAAGGCCCCTACAAAGGGCGGGGCAATGACAATGAATGGGGCGCTCGGATGTCAGACATTCTGACCCGGATGATGAACAAAGACTTCGCGGTGATCCGCGCGGAATATGACCGGGCGGTTCAGACCGAGCATCCAGCCTCGACCACCGTGCATTCTTGGGCAGATACTGAAAAGTTGTGGATGGGTCTGCGCGCATCGTTTCCGAACGCCGAGTTCAAGATTGAGCACCAGATCGGGCGAGAAGACCCGATGTTATCGCCCCGTGCCGCCGTTCGATGGAGCCTACACGGCAAGCATGACGGCTGGGGCATGTTTGGCCAACCGACCGGCGCTGATGTCTATGTGATGGGCTTCACCCATGCTGAGTTTGGCCCCTATGGGTTGCGCCGCGAATGGACGCTGTTTGACCACGTTTCGATCTGGAAGCAGATCCTGATGCAGACGGGTGCGTGCTAAATGGCAGTACGACAATCATATCTGGATTCCAGTCAGGCGGCGCAGCGGTTTCACACCCACCGCGCCAGTCTACGCGCGCGTCGGCTGAATAACCGCCCGCCCAGCGGTTGGGTTTGAACCACTCAAACCCAAACCAAAGGAGACATGAAAATGAACAACATTGAAAACCGCATCGTTCGCTACGGCGACCTGAAACCCTGCAAAACTGCGTTTATCGACGCGCACACGCCGGGGTCGGATCAGAAAGAAAACTTCACCATCATCGGTGGTGGCGTGTCTG
The Aliiroseovarius pelagivivens DNA segment above includes these coding regions:
- a CDS encoding ester cyclase is translated as MKGFAPKFTDFPDYILKITREIWEDRGIATLNHYYTEDIPMRFPEGVSMGNQKTMNGTLATLAEFPDRELTGEDVIWSGNEEDGFLSSHRLLTMGTHTGGGFFGPATGKRFVIRAIADCAAINDQINDEWLIRDTAGIVLQLGMKPKKFARNLIAREGGPAHCVKPFCPAVDVEGPYKGRGNDNEWGARMSDILTRMMNKDFAVIRAEYDRAVQTEHPASTTVHSWADTEKLWMGLRASFPNAEFKIEHQIGREDPMLSPRAAVRWSLHGKHDGWGMFGQPTGADVYVMGFTHAEFGPYGLRREWTLFDHVSIWKQILMQTGAC